The DNA segment CTTGCAGCTCCCATAGATTGTTGTCTCTATCAGTCCACTTGTGTTCAAACTGTGATGCAGCCAAGACTCCTTTAACAAGGAGACACTGTATTAGGATTATACAGTGAtagtctgaaacacacacacacacacaccactatTAGACTGTTTTGATTATGGATTGTTTAGGTTTATGTACACTCTCATTCCTGATTCTTTGTTTTCAGGTTTATTACTTTAACTTTGGGGCACTCACAAACAAGAGCGAAGTGAAATAATTTCACTATGTATCAAACAAACCTCTTATTCATTCATGCATTATTCATCAGAAGACTGTAAAATTATAATAACAACCTaataattttaagaaaaatgatttttctttattgctaAGAATCAAATCATCACACATTCTACCTTTATTTTAACTCCTCAAAAACTGTATCCTTAATATATTTCTTTTGGATGGACCCGCACTTGtaaagcacctttctagtcatccacgacgagtcacattcacccattcacacacactttatgcCACTTtataacacactcacacactgatggaacagccatcaggagcaatttggggttcagtatctcgcTCAAGGATACTTCTACATGCGGAGtagaggagccggggatcgaaccactgatcCTCCAACCCGCTTtacttctgagccacagctgcccccaACTGTGTAATGTGTAATGGAAGCCTAAAATGTCACATAGGAATGGAGTGACCTTACTTTCCTTAAGCTCATTCTGTTCAAAAGAAATGGACTGTCAGATatttgtcggtgaagattctcgtcatccaggtcatggtaatcctaaGCGCTATATcttaggcaactggacttgcttgcatttcttgaagatgttttgcctctcatccaagaagcttcttcaatTCGTCAAatgggaccaggggtgaatgggtgtgaagtcgtctggggagtcttgggatccctccccagaagTGACAAACCAAACCCAGTTTGAGTTTTGCAATCTCACtgttagatgccactaaatctaaCACCAATGTTTCCTAACTagtgggtcgcggtccaaaagtgggttgagGACCTATTCTGAATTGCAAGTGTGAGATGATGACATCACTccagttttagcctctttacacTAGCTCCCAGTGTGTTTTAGACTaggttttaagattttactgattacaTTTAAGGCTCTTCATAGTCTCCCTCCCGGTTATATCACTAACCTGTTAGTGCCGTACACGCCTGGCTGTACTTTGAAGTCCTCAGggagaggtcttttgtctgttccagaggtCTGCCTGAAAAGTAAagtttgctgtcagggccccgaggctGTGGAACAATCTGCCTGAGGAAATCAGGTCAGCCGAGTCATTGATCTCTTctaagtcccttcttaaaacatactttgaTCAGAGGGCCTTTCCTGATTTCCCTCATACTACTTGAGTTTAAAGTTCATTCACACCGGgagtgtcaaactcattttagttcacagGCTACATACAGTCTGATTTCATCACAGGTGggctggaccagtaaaaccactgcattACATCTTACAAATTAACACCTCCAAAATgttcccttttttttgtttaaaggaGTACGTCTTAAAAAAGctaatccatttacaaaacagatgacaaacagcCTGTGATGTCTTCAGAGGAATAAATGCAGTTTCAACAATATTTCTCAGTTGTTCAACGttcaattagtcgactactcactgtcattacatatGCTTTTTTCCATACATTCCCACTCCTGTGTAGTATTACACATATGTcatttcaaaatataaaaattattattaataataataatattattattcttaGTTGTAGGAGTAGAAGTATCACTTGTAGTATCAATAgtatttctattctattctattctattatatgatattatattatataaaaatatagtGTAAGTAGAGTATATTTCTATTGTTAAAGACATTTCCTAATGTTGGTCATTTTAAGTGGGGAAAAACAAGAGCAGTCGGTTTAGGGAAAAGGGCCATTCCgtgtctgtgattggctgattcaTAGAGGCGGTGTCCAGATATCCCCGTCTTTGATTGGCTGCTTTCAGAGTATGTGGCCAATGACTGCGCAGGTTTTTACTGGATACTGTGAATGACAATTCAGGAACTCCTAATCACACCGCATGTAGCGCAAAGAAGGAGGCGTAAACACTGACAGAGCTAAGTAACGGTAGCCAGCGAGGTAAGCAATAAAACAGCACTTTAATCCATGTAATCAGTTCACTGTGTATATGTGCAAACTTTAAAACTCTACCGTGTGAACGCGATTGTGGCGGAAAATTTGACGTTTGGTCGGTTTTCTTGAGTAAAAAACGCTCTGGTTTGCTTTGGTGTAACGGAGCATCGGGTGCTCAGTCCGGCCTGCTAACAGTAGCTCGTCACAACGACTTTAGTGTGTGCGCCCTGCGCGGGAAATTTTGTTTTAACGGTATATCCGCTTTAATACCCGTCGGAAAGCATTTACGGTAAACATCTACCACCATAGGCGTCCGATCGTCACTTTCCCACGGGAGAAAGAGCACCGATCGTCGACTGAACCGTGCTTCTTGGTCGTGATCGTGAGGCGGTGTGCTAACGTGCTAGCCAGCAGCGCCTGTGTCTCGCGAGCACGCAGAAAAATCAACGTGACTAGGCCAACGTTAGCGTAGCTCCAACCTTTggcatttgattttgttttagcTCGGAATCACGCTGTGTGGTGTGCTTACGTGGAGTTACACGGTCAGTAGATAATTTTAAAAGGCGACGTGTGCTATGTGTAATTTTAATTTGACTGCTAGCTAGCTATTTTAGCATATGTTCCCCACAGCACGATGTGGTGGGACTGCCCTctggagctaacgttagccgtcCAACTTAGCATACAACCCACGGCATGCGCTCATGGCCATTTCTGTAGTAACGTCAGTCCGTGGCGTGTAGCACCATGTTGGACTAAATTGTCGACGATAATTAAAACTCAACTAACCAGAAGAGTCGAGATAGTTTGTAgctttattaaaaacatttcagcaACTATTAAGTGAAACAGTATTATGTAAGCCCAATGTGAGGCCCAGCGTGCATTTCGATGACCCGTTACAAGCAACAAGTTAGCCTGTGCAGTCTTTGACCAAGGTAATATAACCCCAGCTGTCACGTTTTGTTATCCCACGTCGACTTCTGGGTTCTTTTTGGGACGAGCTTGATTACTCATTAACTCACGTTCTTCCTGACTTGATGTCTTTAGCACCGTCAGCAAAAAGAAGTTTGGCCTATGGCGATCACAACATGATTCCATTGACGAGAGCGTGTAAGTTAGCTTAGTAGGTAGTTGTAGTCTGATGGCCAATTATGATAGTCTACGCATCTGAAAAATGCAACCCCCTTCTGTTTGACCGTAGATTAGATCCCCCACCTGGTAGTCCTGATGCTAGACTGACTCCTGCAGTACTGGTCTGTGAGTTGTAAGTGTCCTGTCATCTGACTCggaaacaatatttttctgaGTTTGCATTGGTTTCGACAAGCCTGCAAAAGCTATTTAATTATGTCCATGTGTACACTGGCtgcactgttaaaaaaaaaaaaaaaaatccccatcaTCTGTAACAGCTGTCCATCTGCCAGTCTCAGCCTGTGTAAATGGCTGCAGTGGCTAAAATGTAAGATTTATTGACACCGGGCACTCACACCACATACGACAAATTGCACAATATGTGTGTTTTAGAGCTTAAGTGCATTgtcactgagtgtgtttgtaaatAGTCTAAACAGATTTAACCTCAAGCCATAAGAGTAATGTGCTATGCTAATGCTTTTAGGTTCACTAAGCAGCTTAATCGTTCAAAAGGCCTCGTTCTGGGCTTCATCTGAGCCAGAAAGTagaaaatataaacaatataaaGCTGCATCCATGTCCTCTCAATTATTCCCTGTGACATGCATGATTAAAATGTACAGATGCAGCACTGGTTAACATAATATTTAAAATTTTCTAGTGgaaaatttaaacatttgtggtgtgaaagccTGGTCAGATGGACAgccaaataaaaacagttaacTGCATCCAGTGTAGACAGTGGGTGagttggaaaaaaatgcatgtaaagataatattttaaACTGAATTTAACTGATATGTGTCCTGTTTTTCTTTAGGTAATGGATGGTTGCAGCAACAATGAGTGTTTTGGATGCGGCCGCCCGGGGCATTGGTTGAAGAACTGCCCTTCCAGCGGTTCACGTGGACGCGGCAGGGGTCGGGGACGAGGCAAGGGTACTATCTATTATCCAGGCCACACCCAATACAGGAGAAATATCACAACAACCTGACtaacatgttgttttttctctaaacctaacATACTCTGTGTTACTACCTTGTAGCTGTCGTGTTGGGTTTCAGATGGGTCTCAGCGTTCCCAGTAGAACATATTAATTTGAGTAGAATCTCTTGGGGAAATGAGGCCGTAAATTACAACCTTGTCTTCCTTTCTTCTGTGCATACTAATGTGGGTGTCTTTACAGAGTTGTTCTGTTATCGGTGTGGAGACCAAGGACACATGGCCAGGGACTGTGACCAAACTGAGGATGGTGTGCATTGTGGTTCTATTTCTTCCAATTCAGTTAGGTCTGggcaacaaagaaaaaaatgaatcatCTCAATTTATTGTTTACTTTATTGATACTTTAactaaatatttacacagtgagaGTTTTGGTAAATAATCATAAGTAATcaggatataatgactaagtggttAAAGGCAAAGAAAATTACATTATTTACCTGTATCTCAGCCTTTGAAATCAGGGAAAAACAACACGTGTGATAGCCAAAATCTGAGACGATATCCAGCCTCATATATAATACAGtatgatattgatatattgcaCAGCTCTACCCTTAATATTGTATCTATTGGAGGtgtcaaaaatatcaatttattgATACATACAGGTTCTGAGTATTTGCAACTGTAGTAATACTCATTTTTGACACTTTCTTAGTCTTTCTTGCCCAGTTTCAGTTTATTCGTAACAAACTTCTTTTGAAATagtaatttgtttttgtcttcttttttgtcCCTGGTTCAGCGTGCTACAACTGCCACAGGAGTGGCCACATTTCCCGGGACTGCAAGGAGCCCAAAAAGGAGAGGGAGCAGCTGTGCTACACCTGCGGCAAAGCTGGCCACATGGCCCGCGACTGTGAGCATGCCAACGAGCAGAAGTGCTACTCTTGCGGTGGGTTCGGTCACATCCAAAAACTGTGCGATAAGGTGAAATGTTACAGGTGAGTGCGGTCTTCACAGCACTGCATTAGACTTGTTCTCATTCACTCATGTTCACTTGAATGTAAGTTGTCTCTAACTTAAACTCATGTCTCCTTTAGGTGTGGCGAAATTGGTCACGTTGCTGTGCAGTGCAGTAAAGCCAGCGACACTAACTGCTACAACTGTGGAAAGGCAGGCCACTTGGCAAAAGATTGCACCGTTGAAGGCAGCGCATAATCAGTGCCCTCTGTTGCCCCTCCTTTTTTTCAGATTGATGGTTGGTTGTATTATTTTCTCTGAATCCTCTTCACTGGCCAAAGGTTGGCTAACAGAGGCTAGTCCCAGGCCAGTGAGCCTCTCGACATGTAATACAATGAAAggggtgaaaaaaatatctttctgCATTcaatacaaaaatgttttagtttGGTAGCGGTGTTATGTATAATGCTATGTTAAAGAACCCCCCTTTCCAAGCCACTGGTGATCAGAGATGAATAAATGGGACTGAACATATGGGAAACTATAGGACCTCTGAACTTGTGGAAGTGAGCCTCAGTAAAATGAGATAGAAGAAGGGAGTAAATGGAAACCGAACTTCCATGTATGgttattttggtttgttttagtGGGATATGAGTTGGCCAAGAGAGTATGACATGGAAACAGTTCATAACATGATGCATTTCAGCCCTACAAGCAGCTAAGTGGGCGATAACAAACTACATGTTATATTGCTGACATATAAAAAAATTTTTTGGCGGTATTAAAAGAAACATGTTCTTTTATAGAAATCTGTTTACAATTTAAATATCACGTGGTAGTCCAAGGTAGATTTTTCCTTTCAAAATggctttggattttttttttctctttttgttttctgttttttacctTGGCAGAAAATTTAACATCAAGAACAGTTGTCAGAACAGCAGAATTAGGAGTTATTTGggaatgaaaaaaagttttcacagaaatcaaaatgttatttttgtacaaTATCACTTAGACTACTGTATAAATACCATTTGCTTGTACTCAGTTTTTAAGTC comes from the Epinephelus lanceolatus isolate andai-2023 chromosome 8, ASM4190304v1, whole genome shotgun sequence genome and includes:
- the cnbpa gene encoding CCHC-type zinc finger, nucleic acid binding protein a isoform X2, producing MDGCSNNECFGCGRPGHWLKNCPSSGSRGRGRGRGRELFCYRCGDQGHMARDCDQTEDACYNCHRSGHISRDCKEPKKEREQLCYTCGKAGHMARDCEHANEQKCYSCGGFGHIQKLCDKVKCYRCGEIGHVAVQCSKASDTNCYNCGKAGHLAKDCTVEGSA
- the cnbpa gene encoding CCHC-type zinc finger, nucleic acid binding protein a isoform X1, producing MDGCSNNECFGCGRPGHWLKNCPSSGSRGRGRGRGRGKELFCYRCGDQGHMARDCDQTEDACYNCHRSGHISRDCKEPKKEREQLCYTCGKAGHMARDCEHANEQKCYSCGGFGHIQKLCDKVKCYRCGEIGHVAVQCSKASDTNCYNCGKAGHLAKDCTVEGSA